The following coding sequences lie in one Stegostoma tigrinum isolate sSteTig4 chromosome 31, sSteTig4.hap1, whole genome shotgun sequence genomic window:
- the lrrc3ca gene encoding leucine-rich repeat-containing protein 3B isoform X4, giving the protein MELRNLLLRHSVAMWLLLQSFVLMTFCFNSATTCPKGCYCAEPEKKLIVRCSDMHLREVPKDIPNNTWKLYLDSNQITSIPRDVFKDLRDLEELDLSNNAIQHLETGAFRGLNESLKILNLSHNKLETVNEDVFSKLKASIKLSGNPWFCDCRLQEMIKTVNIKIGLSNDIICATAYPEEHAKKSFLEVAHHVNFCNVHKKTTDVAMLITMFGWFTMVISYLVYYVRQNQEDARRHLEYLKSLPSKQRKSEASSTISTVV; this is encoded by the coding sequence ATGGAGCTGAGGAACCTACTCCTGCGGCATTCTGTCGCCATGTGGCTGCTTTTACAAAGCTTTGTCCTGATGACCTTTTGCTTTAACTCAGCGACAACATGCCCGAAAGGCTGTTACTGTGCAGAACCGGAGAAGAAATTAATTGTCCGCTGCAGTGACATGCACCTGAGGGAGGTCCCCAAGGACATTCCAAATAATACTTGGAAGCTGTACCTTGATTCCAACCAAATAACGTCTATTCCACGTGATGTTTTCAAGGATCTGCGGGATCTGGAGGAACTGGATTTGTCCAATAATGCCATTCAGCACTTGGAGACTGGGGCATTCCGTGGTCTAAATGAAAGCCTGAAGATTCTGAATCTCTCACACAACAAACTGGAAACTGTGAATGAGGACGTGTTCAGCAAACTGAAAGCAAGTATAAAACTCTCAGGCAATCCCTGGTTCTGTGACTGCAGGCTGCAGGAAATGATTAAGACGGTGAACATTAAGATTGGGTTGTCCAACGACATCATTTGCGCGACTGCCTACCCAGAGGAGCACGCCAAGAAGTCTTTCCTGGAGGTCGCGCACCACGTGAACTTCTGTAACGTTCACAAAAAGACCACCGACGTGGCAATGCTGATCACCATGTTCGGCTGGTTCACCATGGTCATCTCCTACCTGGTGTACTACGTGAGACAGAATCAAGAAGATGCAAGACGACACCTTGAGTACTTGAAGTCACTGCCCAGCAAGCAGAGGAAGTCAGAGGCCTCCTCCACCATTAGCACAGTGGTGTAA